The Gemmatimonadaceae bacterium region GCGGTACTGAAAGTCGTCGCGGTCGAGACCGAATTTCCTGACCGCTTCGTCGCGCTGCTCGCGATCCCACCCATTGGTGCCAAGCACTCCGCCGACGTCGAAGAGCACCAACTCGACCGGCTCGCGTTGTCGCCGGAGGATCGCGTCGCTCATCCGACGAGCACCGCGCGAGCCGGCGCTCCGTCCAACCCGGCCAGTCTGAGCGGCAGGACGCGCAGGTCGTATCTGCCCGGCGGCGGCACGGAGAGGTCGAGTCCTTCCACGATGACGACGCCGCGGCCGAGCAGCGTGCGGTGCGTCATGTGGTGCCCGGAATGGAACTGCTCGATCGACATGTAATCGATGCCGACGAGCTTCACGCCGATTGAAACCAGATATTCGGCGCCATCAGGCGCCAGGTATGTATAGTCGCGGACGAAGTCGCGCTGTCTGATAAAACCAGAGTTGCGCGTCCGGATCAAAACGCGCTCCTGGCCGGTAAGATCGTGAGCGCGAAGAAGGCTCTCGGTCACGGCGGGCGCGTCGTCGGGCGCGGCGATCAGGATCGCGGGACCCATCAACACGTCCAGATGGACCGCGTCGACGGCGAGCCCGCCGTCGAAGATGTGTTTCTGCGCGTCGACGTGCGTTCCCGTGTGCGAGCCGAACGACAGCAACGAAACGTTCGAACTGGCTCCCTTGGAAATTTCCTGTTGGGGGGAGATCGCGATCTCGGGGTTGCCGGGGTACACGAGCCCCCCGCTCAGGATCGGCAGCGAGACGTCGTAGATGGTCGACATTGGAGCAATGAAAGGTGTCAAACCTGGCGGCGTCGCCCGGTCCGCTGAAAGGAATCAGTAAAGCCCCGATCCGCCACTGGCCCCGGCCCTATCATATCGTATGTATAGACGTATGCGCCGCTCTCCCCGACTGGTCGGCACGGTCGCCCTTTTGGTCCTCGCGCTCGTCGTATGCGCGGCGCTCACGTACCAAGCGTGGGACGCGGCGCGTTCGCAGCGCGCGATGGCGGAGCGGACTCTGCAGGACTACGCCAAGATCGCCGACTGGCAGTTGACGCAGCAGGCGAAAAACGCACTCCTCAAGCAGGTCGTCGCCTCGCTCATTCAGCAAGCGATGCGGCTCCAGCCGGACTCGCTCGAGCGCACGCTATACAGTCCGGCCGACGTCGGCGCCATCGCCCACGACATGATGATGGGCTGGTGCAACTGCCTCGACAGCGTTCGTTATTTCTTTCGGTACGACTGGAAGGACTCGACCTTCCGGACGACCGAGACGGACGTGTCGGACTCTGACCTCGCGCGCGTGCGCGACACGATGGTCGCGTACGTGAGCGACATGCCGCCGCTGCCGTCCGATCGCGGCGTCCTCAATTTCGTGACACCGAACGGACGCGCGATGCCGGGTGTCATGCTCACGAACGATTCGTACGTCATGTTGTTCGACGAGCACAACAAGCATTTGCAGCTCGTCGTCTTCGTCGTCGCGCGCGACGTCCGGCGCCGTCGCCCCGTGGAGCTGTACGGCTACGTCACCGAACCAAAGCCGTTCCTGGATCCCGTGTTCGAGGAGATTCGCGGCAAGCGCGGAAACGCGAGCTCGCTGCTGCCGGAAGCTCTCATTCACGATCTTCCGATCGATTCGATCCTGTCGATCTCGGTGACGACGGCGAAGGGGACGGAGGTGTACCACTCGCCCGGATGGATCGCGACGACCTACAGCGCCGCATCCACTGTCGATCCGAGCTTCGGACGGCTCAAGATGCGCGTGAGCCTGAACAAGGCCTTCGCGCCGCAGCTCGTCGTGGGCGGTCTGCCGGATTCGCGACTACCGATTCTCGTCGCGCTGTTCGTGCTCGCCGCGGGGTTGCTCACCGTCGCGGTCGTCCAGCTGCGGCGCCAGCAACAACTCGCGCGCCTCCGTACGGAGTTCGTCTCGGGTGTGTCGCACGAGCTTCGCACGCCGCTCGCCCAGATTCGTTGGTTCGCCGAGCTGCTCCACCTCGGCCGGCTCCGCACGGACGACGAGCGCGAGCGGTCGGCCGGGATCATCGATCAAGAAGCGCGGCGCTTGACGTATCTCGTCGAGAACGTGCTGAATTTCTCGCGCGCGGAAAAAGGAACGAACCGCGTGTCGCCGGAGCCGGCGGAGGTCGACCGCGAGATTCAGGAATCGCTCGATCTGTTCGCGCCCCTCGCGCGTTCGCGCGGCATGACGATCAACGCGGCGCTGGGGATCAATGCGTTGATGAGCGTGGACCGCAACGCGTTGCGTCAGATTCTGCTCAATCTGCTCGACAACGCGGCGAAGTATGGTCCGTCGGGACAGACGATCACCGTCGGCTCGCAGGTGGTCGGCGACCGTGCGCGCATCTGGGTCGAGGACGAAGGACCGGGCATTCCGCGCGACGATCGTGTCCGCGTCTGGGAGCCGTACGTCCGTCTCAACCGCGACGCGGAATCGTCGACGGGCGGCAGCGGCATCGGGTTGTCGGTGGTCCGTGAGCTCGTGCTGCTACACGGCGGCCGCACGCGTGTGGAGTCGGCGCCCGGCGGCGGCGCGCGCGTCGTCATCGAGCTGCCGCTCACCCAATCGGAACCGTCAGACTCCGCATCCCCCACATCTCCGTCGTCATCCGATCAATCGCAGCCTCCCCCTCCTCCAAACTCGCAACTTCAGGTGGTCCCATGACGTATGCTACCGTGGCAGAGAAACGGCCGTCGACGACGGACAGCATCACGGCCCAGCTCCCGACCCAAATGGCTCGAATTCTCATCGTCGAGGACAACGTCAACCTCGCCTACGGTCTTCGCACAGGTCTGGAGATCGAGGGGTACGACGTGCAGGTCGCCGAGAACGGTGAAACGGGGCTCGAGCGCGCGCGGTCGTGGGGACCGGATCTCGTCATGCTCGACCTGATGCTGCCGGGCATGGACGGCTACCGCGTGCTGAAGACGCTGCGCGAGAACGGTTCCGACGTGCCGGTGCTGATTCTCACCGCGCGCGGCGAAGAAGCCGACAAGGTGCTCGGCTTCCGGCTCGGCGCCGACGATTACGTGACGAAACCGTGCGGCGTGCTCGAGCTGCTCGCTCGCGTGGGCGCGCTACTGCGACGGTCGCGGTTCGCCGACCAGCGGTCACACACGACCGAGGCAATCGAGAAGTTCGGCGGCGTGGAGATCAATCCCGCCTCACGCACCGTGACGAAGAACGGCGCGCCGGTGGGGCTCAGCCCCAAGGAGTTCGACCTTCTCCTGGCCCTCGTCCGCCGCCGCGGCGCCGTCGCGTCTCGCGTCGAGCTGCTCCGTGAGGTGTGGGGGCACCGGGTCGAAGTGATGACGCGAACGGTGGACATCCACATCGCGGAACTGCGGCGGAAGATCGAAGACGATCCGTCGCAGCCGAGGCACATCCTTACAGTCTGGAAAGCGGGATACAGGCTCGAGGCGTGAGTTTTGAGATCTGAGAATTCAGATCGGTTGGTGGCTCGGTTGGCTAGGCCGGCATCTCGGAAAATGGAGCGAGCCTAGCCTCGAGCGTCAGCCTGGAGCAGGAGGTCCGAGCTTGACGGGCGGCGGGCGATCGGCGACAGATGCCGGTCGCCCGGTTTTTTTGCTCATGGCTCCTGCTCACAGCCGACGGTCGGAGCTGTGTTCGCGCAAACGGTATGTGCTGCTGAGTTGCCAGGCAGAAGCCGAACGGGCGGTCCGAAGGAGCGGGAGTGATCGGTGGCGTCGTACGCCGTTACTCGTCTAAGGCTTGCGGTGTCAGAACGCTCTTTGTACATCTTGAAGGTCAGGCAGCCTCTCCAATTCGAGGATCGGCATGAGCGAACCGATGTTTCGCCCGAGATCGGCGAGAGATCGTCGACGCGGGTTTCTCGATCTATCGAGCGCACTTCGCGACGCTTGCTGCGATTTGGATCGTGTTGCTCGGTCCGTTCGCCATCGTGGGGTTCCTCATCGGCGGGCCCTTCGGCGAGCTAATTTCGAACGCCTCCGGATTCGCGATGCCGCTTGCCGTCGGCGCCACGGTCGCCGTCGTCTCCGACGCGATGCACGACCGTGCAGTCAGTCTGGCGAGCGCCTTCGGTCAAACCTCGGGTCGATCGGGAACCCTCCTCGTCGTCTCGTTCGCACAGGGCATTCTCACATTCCTCGGCGCCCTCCTGCTGATCATACCGGGAGTCATCGTGTGGTGCTGGACGTTCGCCGCACCGATGACCGTCGTCGTCGAGCGCGTCAGCGGCACGTCGGAAGCGATCAGCCGTTCAAAGCAGCTCGCTCGAGGCCAGTTCTGGCACATTCTCGGTTCGCTGGCGATGTCGTGGCTCATCGTCTTCGTGCTGGTCATCGCCGGTGCGTTTGGCACCGGACTCATTGCTGGGCTCATTGGCTTGGGCGAACGGGTCCAGGAGCTCCTGTTCCAGTGGGTCCTCATCTTGGCGCTGCCCGTCACCGGCGCTACGAGCGGCGTACTCTATTTCGACCTTCGTGTCCGAAATGATGGCTATGACGTCGAGCGCCTAGCACAGACGCTCGACGAAAGCGTGGCGGCGCCCGTGAACACCTCGTGGGGTGAGGGGCGGCGTACATCGGAAGTGAGGAGCGGCGTCGCCGTCCTCGTCCCAGTTCTCCGCACGCCGTAACGGCTCCCTTTCCGGTCCGCGGCCTTGTGCCCCGCCGTTTCCGCCGAAAGGTTTTCGTGGTCTCCCTCCTCCTCGAAAACCGATGCGATTCAGAATCATCCCAGCCGCCGCCCTTCTTCTCGCTCCTGTCCCCGCCGTCGTTCACGCGCAGGAGCTCAAGGGCTCCGGTACCGTCGCCCTTCGCGCCGCTCGGCTGATCGACGGCACGGGCGCGGCCGCGATCACCAACGGCGTCGTGGTCGTCACCGACGACAAGATCGTCGCCGTCGGCAAGCAGGGGTCGGTCAACATCCCGGCCGGCGCGACGCTCGTCGACCTCGGCGACGTCACGCTGCTCCCCGGCTTCGTCGACGCGCACACGCACATCATCGGGCGTGAGCTCGCGGATCCGCAGGCCAACGACGCCGCGGTCAGGGACTACCAGGCGACCGGCGCGATCATCGGAGTCGCCAACGCGCAGAAGACGCTGCTCGGCGGGTTCACGACGATTCGCAACGTCGGCGCGCCGGACTTCGACGACATGGCGCTGCGCAAAGCGGTGAACGAAGGAAACGTCATCGGGCCGCGCATGCAGAACGCCGGACACGCCATCGGCATCACCGGCGGCCACTGCGACGAAAACGGCTTTCGTCCGGGCTTGATGGACGGCAACCCGATGCTCGGCGTGGCCGATGGCGCGGATCAGATCCGCGCCGCCGTGCGCTATCAGGCGAAATACGGCGCCGACGTCATCAAGATGTGCGCGACCGGCGGCGTGCTCTCCGAGGGCGACGCCGTCGGCGTGCAGCAGTACACCTACGAAGAGATGAAGGCGCTGGTGGACGAGGCGACGAAGCTCGAGCGCAAGGTCGCCGCGCACGCGCACGGCGCCGAAGGCATCAAGACCGCGGTGCGCGCGGGCGTCGCGTCGATCGAGCACGGTTCGTTTCTCGACGAAGAAGGCGCGCAGCTCATGAAGCAGCATGGCACCTACCTCGTGCCGACGCTGAGCGCGGGCGAGGCGGTGCTCAAGGCGGCCGACGCGGGCGTGCTCAAAGGACTGCGCGCGCAAAAGGCACGGGCCGCGGCCACGGCCATGAAGAACGGGGTCAAGATCGCCGTCAAAGACGGCGTCCCGATCGCGCTCGGCACCGACGCCGGCGTGGGCGCGCACGGCACCAACGGCCACGAGTTCACGTTGATGGTCGAATGGGGCGGCATGACGCCAATGCAATCCATTGTCGCTGGCACGATGAACGGCGCCAAGCTTCTCGGCTGGGACAAACAGATCGGATCGCTCGCGCCGGGAAAATGGGCCGACGTCGTCGCCGTCCCCGGCGATCCGCTCCAGGACATTCACGTCATGGAGAAGCCGGTATTCGTGATGAAGAATGGGTATGTGTACAAGAGCGCTGCCATTACTCCAGCGTTGCCGTAAGGGCCGCTCCGTCCGGTTTCTTCCCGCCGGCGCCAGGATCCCGGAAGAGGGGACGGGCCAAGCCGTGAGCGACAGCCTTCAGCAGCAGCTTTGAGCGCAGACTGCGAAGATGTCGTTAGCAGCTGCTCAAGGCTCCTGCTCGTCGCTGCTGCTCGAGGCTAGGCTCGGGTGTCCAGTCGCGATGCCGACCGGCTGCCGCGATTCTGAACGTCAATTCGTAGCTCAGCTCAGAACTCAGAGGACGAAGGGTATCAGTGACTTCACCTCGCGCCGGTACGCATCGTAGCTCTCGCCGAACGCCGCGTGCATCACCCGCTCCTCGAGCCTCGCCTTGTACCAGAACGACCCAAACGCGATCACGACCGCCAGCACGCCGGACCACTGCCCCCGCGCGAGCGCGCTGCCGGCAAGCGCGACGAGGATCCCGGTGTAGATCGGATTTCGCACCCACCGGTATGGCCCCGATCGCACCAGCTCATGATCTCGCTTGAGCGTGACCGACGCTGACCAATTGCGGCCGAGGTACACGCGAGCCCAGGTGGCGAACGCCAGTCCGACAACGACGAGCGCGACACCAACGACGTACGGCCACGTCGCGAGCGGAACGAAGCGCGCGTTGAGCGCCGGCCAGGGGATTCGGCGGCTGATGAGCAGCCACACTCCGATCCCGAGAGGCACCGTGTAGCTGAGTCGCGACCCGAGCGACTCGCGGCGCGCGGTCTGTTTGGTGTTTCGGGCGGCAAGCCACCACCCCGCCAGCCACGCGACCCACAGCGCTGGAATCAGATACGAACTGAAAAAAGCCATCGATCCGTCGAAAGGTGGACCACCAAACGACGGATCGATGGCGAGTGAGGTTTCGCCTACTCCGCGCGAATCGCGGCGATCGGGTCCACCTCGGCGGCGCGGCGAGCGGGGATCGCCGACGCCAACAGCGCGACGGCCGCGAGACCGAGCGGCACCGTCGTGAAGGTCAACAGATCGGCCGGTCCGACGCCGTAGAGCAGCGTCTCGAGCAGCCGGCTCGCGAACAACGCTCCGATCAACCCGACCGCCACGCCGCCCACCACGAGGGCGCCGCTCTGCCGCAAGACGAGCCGCACCACGTCCCCGGTGTTCGCGCCGAGCGCGATGCGCACGCCGAGCTCACGTGTTCGCTGCGTCACGGCATACGAGAGAACGCCGTACAAACCGATGCAGGCCAACACCAGCGAGAGCACGGCGAAGATGCTCAAGACCGCGCCGTGGAGTCTTTGACGCCAGAGCGAACGCCCGACGACCTCGTCGAACGTCTGAACCTCGGAAAGGGCGACGCGTGGATCGAGCTCGCGAACCACTCGGCGCAGCTCCGGAATGAGCGCGTGTGGGTCGCGGCTTCCAGTGCGAAGGACGATGGTCTGTCCGAGCGTCGGATATGCCGCGTACGCGTAGTACACAGCCGGTCCCATCGGCTCCGGCAATCGATAATGCCGAAAGTCACGCACGACGCCGACGACCGTGGCCACGGGATCGCGGTCGCCGCCAATAAGAACATGTTTACCGATCGGGTCCGCGCCGCCAAAACCGACCTTGACCATCTGCTCGTTCACCAGCACCGGCGGATGGAGCGAATCCCTATCTTGCGGCGTGAGCCAGCGGCCGCGAACGAGTCCAACGCCGATCGCCTTGAAGTAGTCCGAAGATACGTATTGATAGTGTGCGTCCAGTTCCTCACCGCGCTTTCGCGGGGGCATTCCCTCGATCCGTGCCCACGCTTGCAGATTCCAGCCGCTGAACGGAATTCCCTGCGCCGAGGCGGCGAACGTCACGCCGGGCAACGCACGCAGACGCGCGAGCAGACGATCGTAGAACTCGATCCGCTGCGCGCTCGTCGGATAATCCGGTTTCGCGAGGGCGATCCGCGCCGAAAGAATACCTTGCTCGTCGAAGCCGAGCGCCGTGCCCTCGAAGTTCTTGTAGCTGCGCAACAGCAGCATCGCTCCGACGGTCAGCACGACCGTCAGCGCGATCTCGAGCACGACCAACGAGCCGCGCACGCGTGACTGATGACCGTCCGAGCCTCGCCCCACTCCGCGCAGCACCGTGCCAAGATCGACTCGCGTACCACGGACGGCGGGAAGAATTCCGAACAGCACGCCTGTGAGCAGCGTGATGCCGGCGATGAACGCGAGCGAGGCCCCGTCGACCGTGAGAGAGATGTACGACGGAGGCGTTTGTCCCGGAAACGCGTACCGCAGCAACCTCACGCCCCACCAGGCGATCATCACGCCGAAGGCGCCGGCTACGATCGCCAACGCGAAACTCTCCGTCATCAACTGACGCGCGAGTCGTTGGCGCGACGCGCCGAGCGCCGTGCGCACGGCGATCTCACCGGACCGCGCGGCGCCGCGCGCGAGCAAAAGGTTCGCGACGTTGGCGCAGACGATGAGCAGGACCATCATGACGGCGGCGAGGAAGATCTGCACCGGACGCTTCAGGTCTCCGACCAGATCGTCGCGCAGCGGCAGGATCTCCGAGCGCCAGCCCTCGTTCTCGTTCGGGAAATCGCGCACCATCGCGGCGTCGATTCTGTACATGTCCGATCGCGCTTGGTCGATCGTGACGTTCGGCCGCAAGCGCCCAATGGCACCCGCGTAGCCGCGGTTGCCGTGCGCCTCGGCACCGGGGCGTGGCTTGAACGGAATCCACGCGTCACCGCGGTCAGGGAAGTTGAACCGCGGCGGCATGACGCCGACGATCGTGGTCATCTGGCTGCCGATCTCGACGCGTCGCCCGACGATGGTCGAGTCGCCTCCATACCGGCGCTGCCAGAGTCCATGGCTGATGAGCGCCACCGGCGGTGCGCCGGGCATGGTGTCGGTCGGGACGAACCCGTGGCCCAGCTCGGGCGCGACGCCGAGGATCGTCACGAGATTCGGCGTCATCTCGGCACCTTCGATACGCTCCGCCTCGCCGCCTTCTCCGGAGAAGGTGAGCGTCGTCCACGTCCACATGCCGAGTGCCGAAAATGCGCGGGTGCCGTCACGCCACGTTTCGTAGTCCGGCCACGACACGTTGACTCGATGATACGCGCGTCCCGGGTTTTCGCTGTACACCGCGACGAGATGGTCGGCGTCGGCGTACGGGAGCGCGCGTACGAGAATCGCGTAGGCGGCGGACGTGATCGCGCCCGTGGCACCGATGCCAAGCGCGCTGCAAAGGAGCGCGCTGATCGCGACTCCCGGTGTTCGACGCAGCGACCGAAGCCCGACGACGACGTCTCGCCAGATCTCATTCAACCAGTCGCCCAGCCGCCGTCGCCGGCGGATGCGCTCGTCGATCCGCACGGTTTGTTCGCGGATGGTGCGCTGATCGCCGAATTCCGCTTCCGCACGCGCGCGTGCGGTCGCGGGGTCGACGCCGCTCGCGACGAGATCGGCGACGCGGCTCTCGACATGGAATCGCAATTCGTCGTCGACGTCGCGGCCGGCGCTTCGCCGAACGAGAGTCAACGCGCGGAACCAACGTTCTTTGGATTCCGTCATGACGACGGCGCCTCCGCGGCGCGCAGCACCTTGGCGACGGCGGCGACGAAGTCGCTCCACTCCCCCGATTCGGCGCGCAGCTGCGTTCGTCCGGCCGGCGTCAGCCGGTACACCTTCGCGCGGCGATTCGTCGACGAGCGCTGCCAGTCGGATGCGACGAGGCTTCGTTCCTCGAGGCGGTGCAGAGCGGGGTAGAGCGACCCCTCACCGATCCGCAGCACCTCGCCGGTGAGCTGCTCGATCCAGCGCGCGATCGCGTAGCCGTGGGCCGGTCCCCAGCTCAGCGTCTTGAGGACGAGCAGGTCGAGCGTGCCTTGCAGAAGGTCGACCGATCTGGCCATAGACCCATCGGATGCCGAGGTATCGGCAACCTATGGTTCGGGCCGGGGCCGGTCAAGAGGCTCTCGCGTCAGGTCGGAACCGGCATGGCGAGCCGGTCGAATCCGTTCTGTAGTTGCTCGACGCCGGTCGCCGGCAGCTCGCAGACGCGGTTTCGGCACAAGTACGCGGTCGCCTTTCCGTCGATCGTCGTCCGATCCGCCAGCAAGGCAACGCCGGCGTTCGCGCCGGATTCGGGCCCGCCTGCGACGATGAACGAGGGCACGTACCTCGTCGCTGCCGCCTCCGCCATGGCCTGAAAATCGGGCCTCGTCGGATCGCCGACGATCGCCAACTCGACCGCACCGTTCACGAGCATGTCCGCGTTGCAAAGCATCTGTCCGAACGCCAACGGATACCGCGCGACTGCGGGGGCGATCGAGTTCGCGACCTTCGCCGCGCGATCGTACGCGCCTCGTTCGTCGAACAACTCCGCGAGACGCAGCAGCAGCTCCACGGCCAGCGACGTTCCGGATGGCGTCGCGTTGTCGTAGACGTCGCGCGGACGGGTGATGAGCGCTTCGTGATCCGCCGCCGTGTCGAAGAACGTGCCCTCAGCCTCGTTCCAGAACCATCGCGTCATCGAGGCGCCGAGCTCGCGTGCGCGCGCGAGCCAGCGATCGTCGAACGTGAGCTCGTAGACGGCGAGCGCGGCGAGGCCGGCGGCGGCGTGATCCTCGAGATAGCCGGCGATGCGCGCGCGACCGCCCGAGTACGACCGAAGCACGCGTCCGTCGACCACGAGCCGATCGAACAAAAACGTCGCGCCGTTCAACGCGAGCGCCGTGAACTCGTCGTCGCCGAAAGCGCGTGCTGCTTCGGCGAGCGCGCGAACCGCGAGGCCGTTCCACGACGCGAGAATCTTGTCGTCGCGTCCGGGCCACACACGCTTCGACCGAACCTCGTACAGCTTCGCCTTCGCGCGCTCGACGATTGGCTCCAGTTGTGCCACGTCGATCGAGAATTGGCGGGCCAGGGCGCGGGGATCGGCGCTCGCGACCGAAAGAATGTTCTTTCCCTCGAAGTTGCCGCCCTCCGTCGCGCCCCAATACGCGCGCATGATCGCCGCGTCGCCGCCGAGGATCGAATCCAGCTCGGCCGCATCCCAGACATAGAACTTGCCTTCGTGGCCTTCGCTATCCGCGTCGAGGCTCGAGTAAAATCCGCCCTCAGGCGACCGCATCTCGCGCGCGGCCCAACGAATCGTCTCGGCGACGATGCGCTTCACCTCCGCGTTCTTCGTCGCTTGCCAGAGGCGCGTACCGAGCCGGATGAGCAGCGCGTTGTCGTACAGCATCTTCTCGAAATGGGGCACGAGCCAGACGCGATCGACGGCGTACCGCGCGAAACCGCCGCCGACTTGGTCGTAGATTCCGCCGCGCGCCATTCGCAGAAACGACTGCTCGGCCATCGACAGCGCGTTCTCGATGCCGCGCCGAGCCCAATGCGTGAGCAGGAACTCGAGCGACATCGTCTGCGGAAACTTCGGCGCGCTCCCGAAGCCGCCATACGCTTCGTCGTACGCTCGGCTCATGAAGTGATAGGCTCCGTCGAGCAGTGCAGCCGAGATGGGCTCGCCGGCGACCGGCTGCGTGGCGACGTAGAGATCGCGCAGCGCGTCGACCGTGGCGGCGACTTCCGCCGGCTTCGCGCGATATGCCTCCGACACCGCCGTGAGGATTCGCTTGAACGACGGGATGCCGTGCCTATCCTCGCGCGGATAATACGTACCGCCATAGAACGGCGCGCCGTCCGGAGTGAGGAACACCGTCATCGGCCAGCCGCCGTGCCCCGTCATCGCCTGCACGGCCTGCATGTAGATCGAGTCGAGGTCGGGACGCTCCTCGCGGTCGACCTTTATGTTCACGAAGCGCTCGTTCATCAACGCGGCGGTCGTGTCGTCCTCGAACGACTCGTGCGCCATCACGTGGCACCAATGGCAGGCCGCGTAGCCGATGCTCAGCAGGATCGGCTTGTTCTCCGCCTTCGCCCGCTCGAGAGCTTCGGGCGACCAGGGGTACCAATCCACCGGATTCCCGGCGTGCTGCAACAGGTACGGACTGGTCTCGGTCGCCAGGCGGTTGGGCATTGTGAGATGCGGCTAGGCTCGTCAGTTTTGCGACACGATGCGCGACGCGTTCCTGAGAAGGTAATCCGCGATGGCCAAAGCGAGTCGCAAGACACCGCGCGCCGCACCGGCTCACGCGCACCACGAATCGCCTTCGCCACGGCTGCCATGGCACCGCCGCATTTCGTGGTGGGCCGTCGCGATCACGCTGGCCGTGATCGTGTC contains the following coding sequences:
- a CDS encoding response regulator transcription factor; amino-acid sequence: MAEKRPSTTDSITAQLPTQMARILIVEDNVNLAYGLRTGLEIEGYDVQVAENGETGLERARSWGPDLVMLDLMLPGMDGYRVLKTLRENGSDVPVLILTARGEEADKVLGFRLGADDYVTKPCGVLELLARVGALLRRSRFADQRSHTTEAIEKFGGVEINPASRTVTKNGAPVGLSPKEFDLLLALVRRRGAVASRVELLREVWGHRVEVMTRTVDIHIAELRRKIEDDPSQPRHILTVWKAGYRLEA
- a CDS encoding amidohydrolase family protein translates to MRFRIIPAAALLLAPVPAVVHAQELKGSGTVALRAARLIDGTGAAAITNGVVVVTDDKIVAVGKQGSVNIPAGATLVDLGDVTLLPGFVDAHTHIIGRELADPQANDAAVRDYQATGAIIGVANAQKTLLGGFTTIRNVGAPDFDDMALRKAVNEGNVIGPRMQNAGHAIGITGGHCDENGFRPGLMDGNPMLGVADGADQIRAAVRYQAKYGADVIKMCATGGVLSEGDAVGVQQYTYEEMKALVDEATKLERKVAAHAHGAEGIKTAVRAGVASIEHGSFLDEEGAQLMKQHGTYLVPTLSAGEAVLKAADAGVLKGLRAQKARAAATAMKNGVKIAVKDGVPIALGTDAGVGAHGTNGHEFTLMVEWGGMTPMQSIVAGTMNGAKLLGWDKQIGSLAPGKWADVVAVPGDPLQDIHVMEKPVFVMKNGYVYKSAAITPALP
- a CDS encoding HAMP domain-containing sensor histidine kinase, giving the protein MRRSPRLVGTVALLVLALVVCAALTYQAWDAARSQRAMAERTLQDYAKIADWQLTQQAKNALLKQVVASLIQQAMRLQPDSLERTLYSPADVGAIAHDMMMGWCNCLDSVRYFFRYDWKDSTFRTTETDVSDSDLARVRDTMVAYVSDMPPLPSDRGVLNFVTPNGRAMPGVMLTNDSYVMLFDEHNKHLQLVVFVVARDVRRRRPVELYGYVTEPKPFLDPVFEEIRGKRGNASSLLPEALIHDLPIDSILSISVTTAKGTEVYHSPGWIATTYSAASTVDPSFGRLKMRVSLNKAFAPQLVVGGLPDSRLPILVALFVLAAGLLTVAVVQLRRQQQLARLRTEFVSGVSHELRTPLAQIRWFAELLHLGRLRTDDERERSAGIIDQEARRLTYLVENVLNFSRAEKGTNRVSPEPAEVDREIQESLDLFAPLARSRGMTINAALGINALMSVDRNALRQILLNLLDNAAKYGPSGQTITVGSQVVGDRARIWVEDEGPGIPRDDRVRVWEPYVRLNRDAESSTGGSGIGLSVVRELVLLHGGRTRVESAPGGGARVVIELPLTQSEPSDSASPTSPSSSDQSQPPPPPNSQLQVVP
- a CDS encoding ABC transporter permease, whose protein sequence is MTESKERWFRALTLVRRSAGRDVDDELRFHVESRVADLVASGVDPATARARAEAEFGDQRTIREQTVRIDERIRRRRRLGDWLNEIWRDVVVGLRSLRRTPGVAISALLCSALGIGATGAITSAAYAILVRALPYADADHLVAVYSENPGRAYHRVNVSWPDYETWRDGTRAFSALGMWTWTTLTFSGEGGEAERIEGAEMTPNLVTILGVAPELGHGFVPTDTMPGAPPVALISHGLWQRRYGGDSTIVGRRVEIGSQMTTIVGVMPPRFNFPDRGDAWIPFKPRPGAEAHGNRGYAGAIGRLRPNVTIDQARSDMYRIDAAMVRDFPNENEGWRSEILPLRDDLVGDLKRPVQIFLAAVMMVLLIVCANVANLLLARGAARSGEIAVRTALGASRQRLARQLMTESFALAIVAGAFGVMIAWWGVRLLRYAFPGQTPPSYISLTVDGASLAFIAGITLLTGVLFGILPAVRGTRVDLGTVLRGVGRGSDGHQSRVRGSLVVLEIALTVVLTVGAMLLLRSYKNFEGTALGFDEQGILSARIALAKPDYPTSAQRIEFYDRLLARLRALPGVTFAASAQGIPFSGWNLQAWARIEGMPPRKRGEELDAHYQYVSSDYFKAIGVGLVRGRWLTPQDRDSLHPPVLVNEQMVKVGFGGADPIGKHVLIGGDRDPVATVVGVVRDFRHYRLPEPMGPAVYYAYAAYPTLGQTIVLRTGSRDPHALIPELRRVVRELDPRVALSEVQTFDEVVGRSLWRQRLHGAVLSIFAVLSLVLACIGLYGVLSYAVTQRTRELGVRIALGANTGDVVRLVLRQSGALVVGGVAVGLIGALFASRLLETLLYGVGPADLLTFTTVPLGLAAVALLASAIPARRAAEVDPIAAIRAE
- a CDS encoding cyclase family protein; amino-acid sequence: MSTIYDVSLPILSGGLVYPGNPEIAISPQQEISKGASSNVSLLSFGSHTGTHVDAQKHIFDGGLAVDAVHLDVLMGPAILIAAPDDAPAVTESLLRAHDLTGQERVLIRTRNSGFIRQRDFVRDYTYLAPDGAEYLVSIGVKLVGIDYMSIEQFHSGHHMTHRTLLGRGVVIVEGLDLSVPPPGRYDLRVLPLRLAGLDGAPARAVLVG
- a CDS encoding PadR family transcriptional regulator, with amino-acid sequence MARSVDLLQGTLDLLVLKTLSWGPAHGYAIARWIEQLTGEVLRIGEGSLYPALHRLEERSLVASDWQRSSTNRRAKVYRLTPAGRTQLRAESGEWSDFVAAVAKVLRAAEAPSS
- a CDS encoding isoprenylcysteine carboxylmethyltransferase family protein; translation: MAFFSSYLIPALWVAWLAGWWLAARNTKQTARRESLGSRLSYTVPLGIGVWLLISRRIPWPALNARFVPLATWPYVVGVALVVVGLAFATWARVYLGRNWSASVTLKRDHELVRSGPYRWVRNPIYTGILVALAGSALARGQWSGVLAVVIAFGSFWYKARLEERVMHAAFGESYDAYRREVKSLIPFVL